The proteins below come from a single Torulaspora delbrueckii CBS 1146 chromosome 5, complete genome genomic window:
- the TDEL0E00170 gene encoding glycoside hydrolase family 27 protein — MLVPDSTKFPNGMKHVADHLHENDFLFGMYSSAGEYTCAGYSGSLGHEEDDAAFFAQNEVDYLKYDNCYNRGQFGSPEISFNRYRAMSEALNKTGRPIFYSLCNWGQDLTFYWGSGIANSWRISGDITADFDRPDSRCPCDGDEYDCAYAGFHCSIMNILNKAAPMGQNAGTGGWNDLDCLEVGVGNLTDDEEKAHFSMWSIVKSPMVIGADVRNLKPSSFSIYSQASVLAINQDPAGIPAVRVWKRSVPETDQYGQGEIQLWSGPLDNGDRVVALLNGGMKERPMVAYLEDIFVDSFLGSEELTSTWDVYDLWANRVDNMTASQILDGSRSANGLLYNATQTSYADGLKANDTRLFGGRVGTIEPYGLLNATVPAHGGGLFRLRRQAQN; from the coding sequence ATGTTGGTCCCAGATTCTACCAAGTTCCCCAATGGTATGAAGCATGTTGCAGACCATCTGCACGAGAATGATTTTTTGTTTGGTATGTACTCCTCGGCGGGAGAGTACACTTGTGCCGGCTATTCTGGATCTTTAGGCcatgaagaagacgatgCAGCCTTTTTCGCTCAAAACGAAGTGGATTACTTGAAGTATGACAACTGTTATAATCGTGGTCAATTCGGCTCTCCCGAGATTTCCTTCAATCGTTACCGTGCCATGTCGGAGGCTCTGAACAAAACTGGAAGGCCAATTTTCTACTCTTTGTGTAACTGGGGTCAGGATTTGACATTCTATTGGGGTTCCGGCATCGCTAACTCTTGGAGAATCAGTGGTGATATCACAGCCGATTTTGATCGTCCAGATAGCAGATGTCCGTGTGATGGAGATGAATACGATTGTGCATACGCAGGATTCCACTGTTCAATTATGAACATTTTGAACAAGGCAGCACCAATGGGACAAAATGCAGGAACTGGTGGTTGGAATGATTTAGACTGTTTGGAGGTCGGTGTCGGTAATTTgacagatgatgaagaaaaagcCCACTTTTCTATGTGGTCTATCGTCAAGTCTCCAATGGTCATTGGTGCTGATGTTAGAAACTTGAAACCCTCTTCTTTTTCGATCTACAGTCAGGCCTCGGTTTTAGCCATTAACCAGGATCCAGCCGGTATTCCAGCCGTTAGAGTATGGAAACGTTCTGTTCCTGAGACTGATCAATATGGTCAAGGTGAAATTCAGCTATGGAGTGGTCCACTTGACAACGGTGATCGTGTAGTAGCCTTATTGAATGGTGGTATGAAAGAGAGACCAATGGTTGCTTACTTGGAGGATATTTTCGTTGACAGCTTCTTAGGTTCTGAAGAGTTGACTTCCACTTGGGATGTTTATGACCTGTGGGCCAACCGGGTTGACAATATGACTGCTTCCCAGATTCTAGATGGTTCCCGCTCTGCAAACGGTCTGTTGTATAATGCCACACAAACTTCATATGCTGATGGTTTGAAGGCAAACGACACAAGGTTATTTGGTGGGAGAGTTGGTACCATCGAGCCTTATGGATTATTGAACGCGACCGTCCCTGCCCACGGTGGTGGCCTCTTCAGATTGAGAAGACAGGCTCAAAATTAA
- the TDEL0E00180 gene encoding uncharacterized protein: MSIPVIHVSSKEELSSKPNIGEKCLAISAKFEKKYGSKPDFISRSPGRVNLIGEHIDYCDFSVLPMAINVDFLCAVKVMEGSKVVTLINDDARFGERKIELPSDGSYVKINSTISDWSNYFKCGMHVAHSFLKEIAPEKFDSAPLAGLEVFCQGNVPTGGGLSSSAAFICATTLAVVRANMGKGYQMSQQDLTRITVVAEHYLGLNNGGMDQAASVCGKADHALYVEFKPELKATAFKFPQLKNHEVAFVIANTLVVSNKQETAPTNYNLRVVEVTVAANVLAAKYDVVLKKLIAKDEDSAKGNLRDFMNAYNAKYEDASTWDGNIDNGIKYLTKMLSLVEETLGSKTEGFTVSEAAAALKISNEEFEREYLSIFPVRFETLKLYQRAKHVYSEALRVLRALRLMTNASGFKSDEEFFSSFGALMNESQASCDKLYNCSCPETDQICSIALANGAYGSRLTGAGFGGSTVSLVPGGPNGDVEKVKQALIDEFYRVKYPNITEEELAEAIIVSKPTDGSYLFEL, from the coding sequence ATGTCCATTCCAGTGATTCATGtatcatcaaaagaagaattgtCTTCGAAGCCAAATATTGGTGAAAAATGCTTAGCAATCTCGGCCaagtttgagaagaagTATGGTTCCAAGCCTGATTTTATTTCGAGATCTCCAGGTCGGGTGAATCTAATTGGTGAACATATCGATTACTGTGATTTTTCTGTGTTACCCATGGCTATTAATGTCGATTTCTTATGTGCTGTTAAAGTTATGGAAGGTTCAAAAGTTGTTACGCTGATCAATGATGACGCAAGGTTTGGGgagagaaagattgaacTGCCTAGTGATGGTTCTTATGtgaagatcaattcaacaatttctGACTGGTCTAACTACTTCAAGTGTGGTATGCATGTTGCTCACTCttttttgaaggaaatcGCTCCAGAGAAATTTGACAGTGCACCTTTGGCTGGTCTGGAAGTCTTTTGTCAAGGTAATGTGCCAACTGGTGGTGGTTTGTCCTCTTCTGCAGCATTTATCTGTGCTACAACTTTGGCTGTAGTCAGAGCTAATATGGGTAAGGGCTACCAGATGTCTCAGCAAGACTTGACCAGAATCACAGTTGTTGCTGAACACTATCTTGGTCTCAACAACGGTGGTATGGATCAAGCAGCTTCGGTATGTGGTAAGGCTGACCATGCGTTGTATGTTGAGTTCAAGCCCGAGTTGAAGGCAACTGCATTTAAATTCCCacaattgaagaaccaTGAAGTTGCGTTTGTGATTGCCAACACTTTGGTCGTCTCCAACAAGCAGGAAACCGCTCCTACAAACTATAATTTGAGAGTTGTTGAGGTTACAGTTGCTGCAAACGTTTTGGCAGCCAAATATGATGTcgtgttgaagaagcttaTCGCCAAGGATGAAGACAGCGCTAAGGGGAACTTGAGAGATTTCATGAACGCTTACAATGCAAAGTACGAAGATGCTTCTACTTGGGACGGTAATATCGACAACGGTATCAAGTATTTGACTAAGATGTTAAGCTTGGTTGAAGAGACTTTGGGATCAAAGACTGAAGGTTTCACTGTGAGTGAAGCGGCTGCCGCTTTGAAAATCTCcaatgaagagtttgaacgTGAGTATCTATCCATTTTCCCTGTTAGGTTCGAAACCTTGAAATTGTATCAGAGGGCAAAACATGTCTACTCCGAGGCTTTGAGAGTGTTGAGAGCCTTGAGATTAATGACGAATGCATCTGGGTTcaaatctgatgaagaattcTTTAGCAGCTTCGGTGCTTTGATGAACGAATCTCAGGCATCGTGCGATAAGCTATACAACTGTTCTTGCCCTGAGACTGACCAAATTTGCTCAATTGCTTTGGCTAATGGCGCTTATGGTTCGAGATTGACTGGTGCAGGTTTTGGTGGTAGCACTGTCAGTCTAGTTCCAGGTGGTCCAAACGGTGATGTCGAGAAAGTGAAGCAGGCACTAATCGATGAATTTTACAGAGTGAAGTATCCAAACATCACTGAAGAGGAATTAGCAGAAGCAATCATCGTTTCCAAACCAACAGATGGTAGCTACCTCTTTGAATTATAA
- the TDEL0E00190 gene encoding bifunctional protein GAL10, whose protein sequence is MDKRLRLVTGGAGYIGSHAVAELIENGYECVVVDNLCNSSYESVARLELLTKHYIPFCKVDLCDREGLEKVFQEYKIDSVIHFAGLKAVGESTKIPLTYFHNNILGTLVLLELMEKYHVEKLVFSSSATVYGDATRFPNMIPIPEECPLDPTNPYGHTKFTIEKILQDLYASNTNIWKFAILRYFNPIGAHPSGLIGEDPLGIPNNLLPYMAQVAVGRREKLYVFGDDYETRDGTPIRDYIHVVDLAKGHIAALKYLDAHSTDGLCREWNLGSGTGSTVFEVHRAFANASGKEIPYEVTGRRAGDVVNLTAKPDRAKEELKWQTHLDVGMACTNLWKWATENPFGYQLKGVHARFAETENDYESRFITIGAGTSFEATVANLGATLVDLKVNGQSVVLGYPDGKGYKEGNCYVGATIGRYANRIAKGSYNLPDGAHRLSVNDGANTNHSSISSFHQKTFMGPLVDNPSKEIYTAEFLLLDGESQTNEFPGKLHVSVKYTLNVLEKYLDIAYEAQLLEGEATPINMTNHTYFNLNKIYNDQSFSGTEIKVVSNKAVDVDSAGIPTGEIVPKAISTLDSTTSTVLRNDGPSYDNCFIVSENEKLNSTDSTRDNELIVVAEAAHPESGISLEVLTTEPSFQLYTGDFLCGAFAPRSGFAVEPGRYVDAVNMGKWRNNVILQRGDVYASRIQYRFKNYHDL, encoded by the coding sequence atggacAAAAGGCTACGTTTGGTCACCGGAGGTGCAGGTTACATTGGATCGCACGCAGTTGCTGAGTTGATTGAGAATGGGTATGAATGTGTTGTGGTTGATAATTTGTGCAACTCATCTTACGAATCTGTGGCTCGCTTAGAGCTATTGACAAAACATTACATTCCATTCTGCAAGGTGGATCTATGTGACCGCGAGGGACTGGAAAAAGTGTTCCAAGAGTACAAAATTGATTCTGTCATTCACTTCGCTGGTTTGAAAGCTGTTGGGGAGTCTACAAAAATTCCCTTGACGTACTTCCACAATAATATCCTAGGAACGTTGGTTCTTCTGGAATTGATGGAAAAGTACCATGTTGAAAAGCTGGTGTTCTCGTCCTCGGCAACTGTGTACGGAGATGCCACGAGATTTCCTAATATGATTCCAATTCCTGAAGAGTGTCCATTGGATCCAACTAATCCTTATGGTCACACGAAGTTTACAattgagaagattttgcaGGATCTTTACGCTAGCAACACGAATATCTGGAAATTCGCTATCCTGCGTTATTTCAATCCTATTGGCGCTCATCCATCAGGACTAATTGGTGAGGATCCTTTGGGTATTCCAAACAATTTGCTTCCATACATGGCTCAAGTCGCTGTTGGCAGACGTGAAAAACTGTATGTGTTTGGTGATGACTATGAAACTAGAGATGGTACACCAATTCGTGATTACATCCATGTGGTAGACTTGGCCAAGGGTCATATTGCAGCGTTGAAATACTTGGACGCACACAGTACTGACGGGTTGTGTCGTGAGTGGAACCTGGGATCAGGTACAGGCTCTACTGTGTTCGAAGTACACCGCGCTTTCGCTAACGCTTCAGGCAAAGAGATCCCATATGAGGTCactggaagaagagcaGGTGACGTGGTAAACTTGACAGCCAAGCCGGATAGGGCAAAAGAGGAACTTAAATGGCAGACTCACCTTGATGTCGGCATGGCTTGTACCAATTTGTGGAAATGGGCAACGGAAAATCCTTTTGGCTATCAATTGAAGGGTGTACATGCTAGATTTGCAGAGACGGAAAATGATTACGAGTCGAGGTTTATCACCATAGGTGCTGGCACTAGTTTTGAGGCAACCGTGGCTAATCTTGGGGCAACTTTggttgatttgaaggttaATGGACAATCTGTTGTATTGGGTTATCCAGATGGAAAGGGTTACAAAGAGGGCAACTGTTACGTTGGTGCGACGATTGGTCGTTACGCTAATCGTATCGCCAAAGGCTCGTACAATTTACCAGATGGCGCTCACAGGTTGAGTGTGAATGATGGCGCAAACACAAATCATAGCAGTATTAGTTCGTTCCACCAGAAAACTTTCATGGGACCTTTGGTTGATAATCCCTCCAAGGAAATATACACTGCAGAATTCTTATTATTAGATGGTGAGTCGCAGACGAACGAATTCCCAGGAAAGCTGCATGTGTCTGTCAAATATACTTTGAATGTGTTGGAAAAGTACCTCGATATTGCTTACGAAGCTCAATTGCTCGAAGGGGAAGCCACCCCAATTAACATGACAAATCACACATACTTTAACCTGAACAAGATCTACAACGACCAATCTTTCAGCGGTACGGAAATTAAGGTTGTATCGAACAAAGCTGTAGATGTCGATTCGGCTGGAATTCCAACTGGCGAAATAGTGCCCAAAGCTATTAGCACGCTAGATTCCACTACCAGCACGGTTTTGCGTAACGATGGTCCTTCCTATGATAATTGCTTTATTGTGAGTGAAAACGAAAAGTTGAACTCAACAGACTCCACTCGCGACAACGAACTAATAGTGGTTGCCGAGGCCGCTCATCCTGAGTCAGGTATCTCCCTAGAAGTTCTTACCACAGAACCATCCTTTCAGCTCTACACTGGTGACTTCCTGTGTGGCGCTTTTGCCCCACGATCTGGATTTGCGGTAGAACCTGGCAGATACGTTGATGCTGTAAACATGGGAAAATGGAGAAATAATGTCATTCTGCAACGTGGTGATGTTTACGCTTCCAGAATCCAATACCGTTTCAAAAACTATCATGATTTGTAA
- the TDEL0E00200 gene encoding sugar porter family MFS transporter, with protein MAENLNASTATPVEPNDLQPVHSDVSRASTPINKVLDELKNGELNPDEALNSVDLPVKPFSAYLTTCLLCLCVAFGGFMFGWDTGTISGFINQTDFLRRFGSRHTDGTYYLSKVRTGLVVSIFNVGCAMGGIILSKLGDIYGRKIGLMTVVVIYIVGILIQICSFDKWYQYFIGRIISGLGVGGIAVLSPMLISESSPKHLRGPLVSSYQLMITAGIFLGYCTNYGTRNYSDSTQWRVPLGLCFAWSLFMLAGLTRVPESPRYLVGAGKIEEAKRSVAKSNKVSIDDPALLLEIEMISAGVEAEKVAGSASIGELFSTKTKVFNRLVMGILLQALQQLTGNNYFFYYGTSIFKSVGLEDSFQTSIIIGVINFASTFGALYTVEKFGRRTCLLWGSATMMACMVIYASVGVTRLYPNGMDQPTSKGAGNCMICFTMFYIFCYALSWAPIAWVVTAEVFPLRVKSKCMALASASNWLWGFLISFFTPFITGAINFYYGYVFVGCLCFSYFYVFFFVPESKGLTLEEIDEMWVEGVLPWRSTEWVPAARRNDQYNPEDLKHDDKPWYKRMA; from the coding sequence ATGGCCGAAAATTTGAACGCTTCTACTGCTACGCCTGTAGAACCAAATGATTTGCAGCCAGTACACAGTGATGTCTCCAGGGCTTCAACTCCAATCAACAAAGTTCTCGATGAACTAAAAAATGGTGAATTAAATCCCGACGAGGCTTTGAATTCGGTAGATTTACCAGTGAAACCATTCTCTGCTTATCTGACTACGTGTCTGTTATGTCTATGTGTGGCCTTTGGTGGTTTCATGTTCGGTTGGGATACCGGTACGATTTCTGGTTTCATTAACCAAactgatttcttgagaagATTTGGTTCAAGACACACTGACGGAACGTACTATTTATCTAAGGTTAGAACTGGTTTGGTTGTCTCTATTTTCAATGTTGGGTGCGCTATGGGTGGTATCATTTTGTCCAAGCTAGGTGACATTTATGGTCGTAAAATTGGTTTGATGACCGTGGTCGTGATCTATATCGTTGGTATCTTGATCCAAATCTGTTCCTTCGACAAATGGTACCAATACTTCATTGGCAGAATCATCTCTGGTTTAGGTGTTGGTGGTATTGCTGTTCTGTCGCCAATGTTAATTTCAGAATCTTCGCCAAAGCATTTAAGAGGTCCATTGGTGTCTTCTTACCAATTGATGATCACTGCAGGTATCTTTTTGGGTTACTGTACCAACTACGGTACTAGAAACTACAGCGATTCTACTCAATGGAGAGTCCCTCTGGGTTTGTGTTTCGCTTGGTCTCTTTTCATGCTGGCTGGTCTAACAAGAGTTCCAGAATCACCGCGTTACTTGGTCGGTGCTGGTAAGATCGAAGAAGCTAAGCGCTCGGTAGCCAAGTCTAACAAAGTTTCTATTGATGATCCAGCTCTTTTGCTTGAGATTGAAATGATCAGTGCCGGTGTTGAAGCCGAGAAAGTGGCGGGTTCGGCTTCCATTGGTGAGTTGTTCTCTACGAAGACTAAGGTGTTTAATCGTTTGGTCATGGGTATTTTGCTTCAAGCTTTACAACAATTGACTGGTAACAACTATTTCTTCTACTACGGTACTAGTATTTTCAAGTCTGTTGGTCTAGAGGATTCTTTTCAGACTTctatcatcattggtgtCATTAATTTTGCCTCTACCTTCGGTGCTTTGTACactgttgaaaagttcGGTCGTCGTACTTGTTTGTTGTGGGGTTCAGCCACTATGATGGCTTGTATGGTCATCTATGCCTCTGTTGGTGTCACTAGATTATATCCAAATGGTATGGATCAACCAACTTCCAAGGGTGCAGGTAACTGTATGATTTGTTTCACTATGTTTTACATCTTCTGTTACGCATTGTCATGGGCTCCAATTGCGTGGGTCGTCACAGCAGAAGTTTTTCCACTAAGAGTCAAATCAAAATGTATGGCTCTTGCATCAGCTTCTAACTGGCTATGGGggttcttgatctctttcttcactccTTTCATCACTGGTGCTATCAACTTTTACTATGGTTACGTTTTCGTCGGCTGTTTATGCTTTTCATACTTCTacgtcttcttcttcgtcccAGAAAGTAAAGGTTTGACTttagaagaaattgatgagatgtGGGTTGAAGGTGTCTTGCCTTGGAGATCTACCGAATGGGTTCCAGCTGCCAGAAGAAATGACCAATACAACCCCGAAGATTTGAAACATGACGACAAGCCATGGTACAAAAGAATGGCATAA
- the TDEL0E00210 gene encoding uncharacterized protein, with the protein MDIQTVLTKSYPDQKPGTSGLRKKTAVFMNNVHYTENFIQSILDAIPESSKDAILVVGGDGRYYNDKILQIIAAISAANGVRKLVIGQHGLLSTPAASHIIRSYQDKDGKKVTGGIILTASHNPGGPENDIGIKYNLSNGGPAPESVTNAIWDISKKLTHYKIVKGFPEINLSVKGEKSYGSLVIDVVDTTQEYVDFLKGIFDFDLIKKFVDTQRSTKNWKLLFDGLNGVTGPYGRAIFVDELGLPENEVLQNCHPKPDFGGIHPDPNLTYARTLVDRVDKEKIEFGAASDGDGDRNMIYGYGPAFVSPGDSVAIIAEYASEIPYFAQNGIYGLARSFPTSTAIDRVAKAKGLNCYVVPTGWKFFCALFDAKKLSICGEESFGTGSNHVREKDGVWAVIAWLNILAIYNKHNPEKEASIKTIQEEFWLKYGRTFFTRYDFEHVTSEDANRLVSELERFINSNDVIGSSLSPESPVKVTEAGDFEYTDLDGSVSEHQGMYVTLSNGAKFVVRLSGTGSSGATIRLYIEQYCDDKLKYSQSSEEYLRPIIKSVVDFLDFERIIGTTEPTVKT; encoded by the coding sequence ATGGATATTCAGACAGTTTTAACAAAATCTTATCCTGATCAGAAACCAGGTACTTCTGGTCTTCGTAAGAAGACTGCAGTTTTTATGAATAATGTTCATTATACAGAGAATTTTATTCAATCGATTTTGGATGCGATCCCAGAAAGTTCTAAGGATGCCATCTTAGTGGTTGGTGGAGATGGACGTTATTATAATGATAAGATCTTGCAGATTATCGCTGCAATTTCTGCTGCCAATGGAGTGCGTAAATTGGTTATTGGTCAACATGGCCTATTATCTACTCCAGCAGCTTCTCATATTATCAGGTCTTACCAGGATAAGGATGGTAAAAAAGTTACTGGTGGTATCATCTTGACTGCCTCTCATAACCCAGGTGGACCGGAAAACGATATTGGTATCAAATACAACTTATCGAATGGTGGCCCAGCTCCAGAATCTGTCACGAATGCAATTTGGGATatctccaagaaattgaccCACTATAAGATTGTCAAGGGTTTTCCAGAAATAAACTTGTCGGTCAAGGGTGAGAAATCTTATGGGTCTTTGGTGATTGATGTAGTGGATACTACACAAGAATACGTTGATTTCTTAAAGGGAATCTTCGACTTTgacttgatcaagaagtttgTCGATACACAAAGGAGTACGAAGAACTGGAAGCTGCTATTTGATGGTCTAAATGGTGTCACTGGTCCATACGGCAGAGCTATTTTCGTCGACGAGCTGGGCTTGCCCGAGAATGAGGTGCTCCAGAATTGTCATCCGAAGCCTGATTTTGGTGGCATTCACCCTGATCCTAACTTGACCTATGCCCGTACTTTGGTCGACAGAGTCGATAAGGAGaaaattgaatttggtgCAGCATCGGATGGTGATGGTGACAGAAATATGATCTATGGTTATGGTCCCGCATTCGTGTCGCCAGGAGATTCCGTGGCTATAATTGCTGAATATGCATCCGAGATTCCATATTTTGCTCAAAACGGGATCTATGGTTTGGCAAGATCTTTTCCTACTTCAACAGCTATTGATAGAGTTGCCAAGGCAAAAGGTTTGAATTGCTATGTTGTCCCAACAGGTTGGAAATTTTTCTGTGCTCTGTTcgatgccaagaaattgtcCATTTGTGGTGAAGAATCCTTCGGTACAGGATCCAACCACGTTAGAGAAAAGGATGGTGTTTGGGCCGTTATCGCATGGCTGAACATTTTGGCCATATATAACAAGCATAACCCTGAGAAAGAAGCGTCTATAAAAACCATACAGGAAGAGTTCTGGTTAAAGTATGGTCGTACTTTCTTTACTCGTTACGATTTCGAACACGTAACTTCCGAGGATGCAAACAGGTTGGTATCTGAGCTGGAGAGATTTATCAACTCCAATGACGTTATTGGATCATCGCTTTCTCCTGAAAGCCCTGTTAAAGTTACGGAAGCAGGAGATTTTGAGTACACTGATCTCGACGGCTCAGTCTCCGAACATCAAGGCATGTATGTTACTCTGTCAAATGGTGCAAAATTCGTTGTGAGACTATCTGGGACAGGGTCCTCAGGTGCTACGATTAGGTTGTACATTGAACAATATTGCGATGACAAATTGAAGTACTCGCAATCTTCAGAAGAGTATTTGAGGCCAATAATAAAATCTGTTGTTGATTTCCTAGATTTTGAAAGGATAATCGGTACTACAGAGCCTACTGTGAAgacttga
- the TDEL0E00220 gene encoding uncharacterized protein — translation MRIFQWVFVLCLYFKTLRAIAVSKQVKLGKVSYYVAGTPEITVHGKLVNELVGSVGDSFLFPLTVINHSGELNYSVLESISEDFSSSDDVFSSYFLETVLVQSSDIKVTSLSNSSISTLNVSSVISLEGTALPNGPYFGSFLNGQLSVYRAYRLYSDDFATFQLGIVPSDENPNHYMALPAGVDVAHAQTIAVPSRLYYTVSEEQPLAGYRVAVKDLYNIAGTKTGGSSRDYYNLYDEANVTCPSIQRVLDMGGVIVGKLKLTQFANGETPTADYVDYHAPFNPRGDGYQSPSSSSCGSGAAEAAYDWLDFTIGSDTGCSVRCPAGSQGLYGLRPTFDAVSLEGVIPMSDIMDTAGYFARTPELFKVFGKAWYGANENISTSYTSFPSTVYAFDVEENPRAYTESSAGPEAIAIYKEFVNNVVTFLNGTNEKLQVYSKFQEDTGRNLTEVTNNTCSGLAGYYQYVNIWERFSEDYQMQFDGDTPFLDPIPKFRWDWAYFNFTETGYQEAVANKELFDSWWNTNVTTRDSETCSNSVYIFLSNVGSTSYRNIYRNAPSNTGSMSGFSDLMVSSFARTPEAIVPLGEIPYNSTITLTEKYLPVTAAIGAAPGCDFMVLDLIEKLGEAGIINEVATGQRLFPAN, via the coding sequence ATgagaatctttcaatggGTTTTTGTCTTATGTCTTTATTTTAAAACCTTGCGAGCAATTGCAGTCTCAAAACAGGTCAAGTTAGGTAAGGTTTCATACTATGTTGCAGGTACACCAGAAATAACGGTCCACGGCAAACTTGTTAATGAACTAGTTGGGTCCGTAGGTGACTCATTCCTTTTTCCTTTGACAGTGATTAATCACTCTGGTGAATTGAACTATTCTGTTCTGGAGTCTATTTCTGAGGACTTTTCATCCTCAGACGATGTTTTCTCTAGCTACTTTCTAGAGACGGTCTTGGTTCAGTCATCCGATATCAAAGTGACATCTCTGTCGAACTCATCCATATCAACCCTCAATGTATCTAGTGTTAtttctttggaaggtaCTGCTTTGCCAAATGGTCCTTATTTTGGTTCTTTTTTGAATGGTCAGTTAAGTGTCTACAGAGCTTATCGTCTCTATTCAGACGATTTTGCCACCTTCCAGTTGGGTATCGTTCCCTCTGATGAAAATCCAAACCACTACATGGCTTTGCCAGCGGGCGTAGACGTTGCACATGCACAAACCATTGCAGTCCCTTCGAGATTGTACTACACGGTATCAGAAGAACAACCATTGGCAGGATATCGTGTTGCTGTGAAGGATCTATACAACATTGCGGGCACTAAAACTGGTGGATCTTCAAGGGACTATTATAATTTGTATGATGAAGCCAATGTGACCTGTCCATCTATCCAACGTGTCCTTGACATGGGAGGAGTGATTGTAGGCAAATTAAAATTGACACAGTTTGCAAATGGAGAAACCCCTACTGCTGATTATGTCGATTATCATGCTCCATTCAATCCTAGGGGAGATGGTTATCAATCtccttcttcgtcctctTGTGGTTCAGGGGCTGCAGAAGCTGCCTATGATTGGCTTGATTTCACTATTGGTTCGGATACTGGTTGCTCTGTCCGTTGTCCAGCTGGTTCACAAGGATTGTATGGGTTGAGACCTACTTTTGATGCTGTCTCTTTGGAAGGTGTTATTCCTATGAGCGATATCATGGACACAGCTGGGTATTTTGCTAGAACCCCGGAATTGTTCAAGGTATTTGGTAAGGCTTGGTATGGCGCAAACGAGAACATTTCTACTAGTTACACATCTTTTCCTAGCACAGTATACGCTTTCGATGTCGAAGAGAACCCCCGTGCGTACACAGAATCGTCTGCTGGTCCGGAAGCAATTGCCATCTACAAAGAATTTGTGAATAATGTTGTTACTTTCCTGAATGGTACTAATGAAAAACTTCAGGTATACTCTAAATTCCAGGAGGACACAGGAAGAAACCTTACTGAGGTTACCAATAACACGTGCTCTGGTTTGGCAGGTTACTATCAGTATGTGAACATCTGGGAGAGATTTTCAGAAGACTATCAAATGCAATTTGATGGTGACACTCCCTTCCTAGACCCTATTCCAAAATTCAGATGGGATTGGGCATACTTCAATTTTACAGAAACCGGTTATCAGGAAGCAGTAGCTAACAAAGAATTGTTCGACTCTTGGTGGAATACCAACGTGACTACTCGTGACAGTGAGACTTGCTCCAATTCTGTCTACATATTCTTGTCCAATGTTGGTTCAACTTCCTACAGAAACATTTACCGGAATGCACCCTCTAACACTGGTTCCATGTCTGGGTTTTCAGATCTAATGgtgtcttcttttgctcgTACACCTGAAGCTATCGTCCCTCTAGGTGAAATTCCATACAACTCTACTATTACGCTAACCGAAAAGTACCTACCTGTCACAGCAGCAATTGGTGCAGCTCCTGGATGCGACTTCATGGTTCTGGATCTAATTGAGAAATTAGGAGAGGCAGGAATTATCAATGAGGTAGCTACAGGCCAAAGGCTTTTTCCAGCAAATTAA